The genomic segment CAACACCGGGGCCTTCCTCGACTGGGGTTTGCCAAAAGATCTGTTTGTCCCCTTCGCCGAACAGCAGCAGCGCATGGAACAGGGCAAGTCGTACGTGGTGTACCTTACCGAAGATAATACCGGCCGTCTGATCGGCAGTGCGAAACTGAACCGTTTTATCAAGGATCAGGCCGTTGCCAATACCATCTACAACAAGGATGCCGAGCCACCACTCAAGACGGGAGATGCCGTCAAACTGTTGATTGCCCAGCGCACTGACCTCGGCTACAAAGCCATCATCAATCATCAATGGTGGGGGCTGCTGCACAATGATGACATCCGAACGGCCGTTCGTATTGGCATGAAACTCGATGGTTTCGTCAGAAAAGTGCGCGAAGATGGCAAGGTCGACCTCAGCCTGGAACGGATTGGTCACCACCGCGCCGATGGCCTGGCTGAACGGATCATGAAAAAACTGCAAGACAAAGGCGGCGTGCTGCCCCTCAGTGACAGCAGTCCTGCGGATTTGATCGAAATGCACTTCGGCACCAGCAAGCGTGCCTTCAAGATGGCGATTGGCAAACTCTACAAGGAACGCCGCATCCTGATCGAACCAGACAGCATCCGCATCAACGGTGATGGCACCGCGATCGCTGTACCGGCCAGTCAACGTAAACATCACAAGCCTCGGCCGATACAGCAAAAAGCTGCAGTCCAATCGCAACCCGACACCGACAAGCCGCGACAACACGTGCCACTCGCACCGCAACCGCAGGTCGACCACGATAACGCGTCAAAAGAACCCGTTACCGAAGCCCACGCGCCCAAAGCCCCACCGGTGAAAAAAGTATTTCACAGCAATCGCAAGCCACGGGCTTCGACCATGAAGTTAAAGAAGGACTGATTGGCAGCGCCCAACCCCCCGACATGATCACCCGACATGATCACCCGACATGGATGCCAAGGCGTTTCACCAGCCTCAGAAGATTGCTTCGGTCAACTTGCAGCACGCGCGCAGCCGCCGACACATTGCCCACTTGCTCCTGTAGCACCCGACTAATCAGGCGCGTCTGATAGCACCGGGTCAGCTCAGCCAGCGACCCGAAGCCGCCCTGACCACTGCCGCTCTGGTCGCCACCATCCAGCTCATCAACACCAGAGTCTGATGGTTGAAGTTCGATATCACCCAGTGCCAGAGTCTGCCTGTCGATATAGACCAGTGCATGATCAGACGGCCGCTGCGCCCTGAGTGCCGCACGGCCCAGCACGTGTTCCAACTCCCGCACATTACCCGGCCACTGGTAGCGCAACAGAGTCTCGCGGGCATCTGCCGTTAACAGCAATTTTTGAACATTCAGCCGGTGCTGCAGACGCTCCAGGAAAAACTCCGCCAGCTCCAGTACATCCCGCTGGCGTTCCCGCAAAGCAGGCACTCGCAGAGGAAAAACACTTAAACGGTGATACAGGTCTTCCCGAAAACGACCGGCAGCCACCTCATGTTTCAGGTTACGGTTAGTCGCAGCAACCACCCGCACATCAACCTTGTGTGTCTCATCACTGCCGACCCTCTGGATGTCACCTTCTTGCAACACCCGCAGCAGCGTCGCTTGCAAGGTGATTGGTAACTCACCAATTTCATCAAGAAACAGCGTTCCACCATCGGCCAACTCGAATCGGCCCGCTCGCGCCTGACTGGCCCCGGTGAAAGCGCCACGGGTGTGGCCAAACAGCTCTGCCTCAGCCAGGGTCTCCGGTAATGCAGCGCAGTTCAGGTAAATCAGAGGTTTATCCGCTCGGGCCGATTGCATATGCAAACGCCGGGCAACCAACTCTTTGCCAACCCCGGTTTCACCTTCAATCAATACCGTCATCGAGGTGGGTGCAACAACATCCACATCACTGATCAGCCGCATGATCTCGGTACTGCTACCCACAACGCCGGTTGAAAGGCGCTCCTGATTGAGTGCCTCGGTGACTTGTTGCCCACGATTGACCTGCTGGCGCAGTGTCTCGATACGTTCTGCTGCGGTAATAACCGCACGAGTCAGGGTAATTGCCAGCTCTTCTGCATGAGGAATTGTTTCATCAAATTGCCCCGGGCGAGAAGCATCCAAAGTAATGACTCCCCAATTGCGCCCATCCACCTGAATCGATATCCCCATACAGTCGTGCACGCGAGAATCAATGCCGGGCAAGCGCATCAGGCCGTCATATGGGTCTGGTAGCAGCGAATCCGCAGGAAACCGGATCAGCCGTTGGTGCTCAAGGATTTGTTTCAGTCTGGGGTGATGATCCGGATGAAAATGTCTTCCCCGGGTTTCTTCGCGCAGCCCCAGAAAGGCAATGGGCCGCAACACTTCGCCCGAGAGCCGCAAGAGTGCGATGGCATCACAGGGAATGGTGTGCCGGATAGCTTCCAATAAACGACGGTACCGAACATCAACTGGCAACTCACGGCTAAGGTCTTCGATGACTGAGATGTAATGTTTAAATGGCATGTTGTCAATATTACCTCGATGAGGTCATTTCAACCACACCCGCTTGATGTAAAAAAGACCCAATGAAAATTACTCCTTACATATCAATAAGTTATAAATGGCACGGATATTGGAAAGAACCGGGGGAACATTAACTTTTACAGACAGCGCCCACCTGCCGGTGCGCCAAGAGGACAACATCCGATGCTATCCCCCAGCCAAATCGACATCATCAAAGCAACCGCCCCGGTTGTCGGTGCTCATTCCCGAGAGATTACTGAATGCTTTTATCCTCTGATGTTCCGCCGTTACCCTGCGGTGGCAGATCTGTTTAACCAGACACACCAGCAAAAAGGCACCCAGCGCCAGGCACTCGCCAACGCCCTGGTAGCTTATGCCACCCATATCGACAATCTGGATGCCCTTGGCAGCGCTGTTGGACTGATCGCCCATAAACACTGCGCCTTGAATATTCTTCCGGAACATTACCCGATCGTTGGGGAGTGCCTGATGGAGGCTATTGGTGAAGTACTGGGCGACGCGGTAACACCGGATATTGCCGATGCCTGGGGAGCGGCCTATCAGCAACTGGCCGACTTGCTGATTCAGGTAGAAGAAGGGCTTTATTCCGACCATGCCCAGCGTCGGGGTGGCTGGCGCGGAGAGCGCCGTTTTGTGATTGAGCGTATCGAAAAAGAAAGCGCGGTTATTTCATCGTTTTACCTGATCCCGACAGAGGGTGAAGAGAATATCGATTTCACTCCTGGCCAGTACATAGCACTGATACTCGATATTGATGGCCAATCGCTGCGCCGCAACTACAGCCTCTCCGATGCTCCTGGTAAACGTGGCCTGCGGATTTCAGTCAAGAAAGAAGCCAATGGCACGGTATCCGGATACCTGCATAACAGAGCCAGACCGGGTGACGAAGTCATGCTGACAGCACCAGCCGGTAATTTTGTCTTACCGCCAAAATCCGAACAGCCACTGGTATTGATCACAGGAGGAGTCGGGATAACACCCGCAATCAGTATGCTCAACAGCTGCGTGTCGGACGGTCGCCCGATCGTGTTTGTTCACGCGGCAATCGACAGCCAACACCACGCTTTTAAAGAGCACGTCGAGGCATTGGCCAGCCAGTATGCCAACCTGAAAAGCTTCATTATTTACGAAAAACCACTGCCAGGAGATACACCAGATGCCACCGGCTTCCTGAATCAGGATATGCTGGCACCTGTGCTGCCTGAAAGCCGAGACGCCCAGATCTACTTCCTTGGCCCCAAACCTTTTATGGTATGCATTAACCAACTCTGTGATGCGTTGGCGATACCTGAAGACCAACGTCATCATGAATTCTTTGGCCCGGCAGAGGAACTTGCCATAGCGGCAGTCTGACGCCTGACACGGATGCAGGAGCAACCAGTACCATGACCAGACCAGCGCTAACCTCATCATCACAGCAGCCGGAATGGGCATGGTTTGCTCTGGCATTTCGTCCTTTTTTTGGACTGGGGGCCATTTTTGGCGTTATCTGTGTTGGCCTCTGGGTGGCCAGCCTCAGCGGGGCACAATTAATTGCTCCTGCTGGCGGTCTGTATTTCTGGCACATGCATGAAATGCTGTTTGGGTTTGTTGCCGCCATTGTGGTCGGCTTTTTGTTGACCGCAGTCAAAAGCTGGACCAATCAACCAGGGCTAAGCGGTTTACCCTTGGGTTTATTGGTTGGTGTCTGGTTAGCTGGCAGAGTGGTTATGCTCTTGCCAGCACTCTTGCCAGCCAACCTCATTGGTCTGGTTGACTTTCTTTTTCTGCCCCTCGCTGCTGTGGTTCTGGCCCGGCCGGTTATACGGGTGAAAATGTGGCGTAACCTGATGTTTGCCCCCATTCTGTTACTGATGAGCGGTCTGAATGCCATGATGCACTCAGACCAATCCGGTAGTGGCATCATCAACCAGCAAGCGACCGCTCATGGCATGATTCTGCTGATTGTCCTGCTAATGTGCATGATCGGTGGGAGAGTATTCCCCATGTTCACGGCCAATGGTACGCAGACGGCACGGGTGGCAACACTGCCATGGCTGGAAAAAGCAACGATCCTGACAACCACACTCTGTATTCCGGCCGGCATGGGATTACTACCAACAACTGAAGCAGTGACGGGCATTATTCTTATTGGTGCCGGAGCATTAAACGCCTGGCGTGCCTTCCGTTGGCGTTTTATCGTCGCATTACAAACACCAATGCTGTGGTCACTGCACATCAGTTATTGGTTAATGTCCATTGGTCTGTGTCTGGTTGGCCTGCACCAAACAACCGGGCTTATTAGCGCGTCCACCAGCTATCATGTGATTACTCTGGGAGGCATCAGCCTGATGATACTGGCCATGATGTCACGGGTATCGCTTGGTCACACTGGCCGGAAAATTCAGGCCACACCGGCCATAACCAGCGCGTTTCTGTTGATGATTGCTGCCACCATCGTCCGTATTCTGCCCGCGCTCTTACCCGACCAGGCACTCTGGCTGCTCATCCTTGCGGGGCTGCTCTGGATGACAGCGTTCAGCCTGTTTGTTGTTGTCTTTTTCCCCATATTGTCCCGGGCACGACCCGATGGCACACCCGGTTGATAAGAATGGGGCTGCCCTTCAAGCCGTTGAGACTGGGCCACCATTTTTATAAGTGAGTTCCCAATCCACCGCCGTGGCTTCCACCTTGATCGACTTCATCATCGCCAGACCAACAATATTGGCAAATGACGCATCCGCCGCATCCCGGCCAATGCCAATTCTCACCAGGCCACTGACCGGTGCCATCCGGGTAGCATCAAACAGAAACCAGCGATCTTCTAAATAAGCCTCAAAAAAACCATGAAAATCAGGTGGCTCCAGTCCAACCGCATAACCCGACACATAACGGGCGGGAATACCCAAAGCACGACATAAAGCAATGCTGACATGGGCAAAATCCCGGCAAACTCCGGCACGTTGTATCAGCACATCACAAGCGCTGGAGGAGGTGTCAGTACTGTCTGCAACGTAATCAAGATGATCGTTCACCCAATTACAAATCGCATCAACCCGTAAATAC from the Candidatus Thalassolituus haligoni genome contains:
- the norR gene encoding nitric oxide reductase transcriptional regulator NorR, which codes for MPFKHYISVIEDLSRELPVDVRYRRLLEAIRHTIPCDAIALLRLSGEVLRPIAFLGLREETRGRHFHPDHHPRLKQILEHQRLIRFPADSLLPDPYDGLMRLPGIDSRVHDCMGISIQVDGRNWGVITLDASRPGQFDETIPHAEELAITLTRAVITAAERIETLRQQVNRGQQVTEALNQERLSTGVVGSSTEIMRLISDVDVVAPTSMTVLIEGETGVGKELVARRLHMQSARADKPLIYLNCAALPETLAEAELFGHTRGAFTGASQARAGRFELADGGTLFLDEIGELPITLQATLLRVLQEGDIQRVGSDETHKVDVRVVAATNRNLKHEVAAGRFREDLYHRLSVFPLRVPALRERQRDVLELAEFFLERLQHRLNVQKLLLTADARETLLRYQWPGNVRELEHVLGRAALRAQRPSDHALVYIDRQTLALGDIELQPSDSGVDELDGGDQSGSGQGGFGSLAELTRCYQTRLISRVLQEQVGNVSAAARVLQVDRSNLLRLVKRLGIHVG
- the hmpA gene encoding NO-inducible flavohemoprotein encodes the protein MLSPSQIDIIKATAPVVGAHSREITECFYPLMFRRYPAVADLFNQTHQQKGTQRQALANALVAYATHIDNLDALGSAVGLIAHKHCALNILPEHYPIVGECLMEAIGEVLGDAVTPDIADAWGAAYQQLADLLIQVEEGLYSDHAQRRGGWRGERRFVIERIEKESAVISSFYLIPTEGEENIDFTPGQYIALILDIDGQSLRRNYSLSDAPGKRGLRISVKKEANGTVSGYLHNRARPGDEVMLTAPAGNFVLPPKSEQPLVLITGGVGITPAISMLNSCVSDGRPIVFVHAAIDSQHHAFKEHVEALASQYANLKSFIIYEKPLPGDTPDATGFLNQDMLAPVLPESRDAQIYFLGPKPFMVCINQLCDALAIPEDQRHHEFFGPAEELAIAAV
- a CDS encoding NnrS family protein; the encoded protein is MTRPALTSSSQQPEWAWFALAFRPFFGLGAIFGVICVGLWVASLSGAQLIAPAGGLYFWHMHEMLFGFVAAIVVGFLLTAVKSWTNQPGLSGLPLGLLVGVWLAGRVVMLLPALLPANLIGLVDFLFLPLAAVVLARPVIRVKMWRNLMFAPILLLMSGLNAMMHSDQSGSGIINQQATAHGMILLIVLLMCMIGGRVFPMFTANGTQTARVATLPWLEKATILTTTLCIPAGMGLLPTTEAVTGIILIGAGALNAWRAFRWRFIVALQTPMLWSLHISYWLMSIGLCLVGLHQTTGLISASTSYHVITLGGISLMILAMMSRVSLGHTGRKIQATPAITSAFLLMIAATIVRILPALLPDQALWLLILAGLLWMTAFSLFVVVFFPILSRARPDGTPG
- a CDS encoding transglutaminase family protein, producing MHFVKIASELVYTVNSPSSFVFNIAAAITDHQKTVEENLFISPSMNSEWFQLNNFGSRGVRIDAEPCELTINYNATVALSPDIEQNRYLNEVEHNKLPTSVLSFLNPSRYCESDRLGRLAWKEFGQLQPGYLRVDAICNWVNDHLDYVADSTDTSSSACDVLIQRAGVCRDFAHVSIALCRALGIPARYVSGYAVGLEPPDFHGFFEAYLEDRWFLFDATRMAPVSGLVRIGIGRDAADASFANIVGLAMMKSIKVEATAVDWELTYKNGGPVSTA
- a CDS encoding S1 RNA-binding domain-containing protein, yielding MLQAGLFHTLTVIDQQPQGMYLDDGFAGKVLLPNRQVPEGTVIGDSLTVFVYLDSEDRIIATLQRPRIQLKQAACLEAVDINNTGAFLDWGLPKDLFVPFAEQQQRMEQGKSYVVYLTEDNTGRLIGSAKLNRFIKDQAVANTIYNKDAEPPLKTGDAVKLLIAQRTDLGYKAIINHQWWGLLHNDDIRTAVRIGMKLDGFVRKVREDGKVDLSLERIGHHRADGLAERIMKKLQDKGGVLPLSDSSPADLIEMHFGTSKRAFKMAIGKLYKERRILIEPDSIRINGDGTAIAVPASQRKHHKPRPIQQKAAVQSQPDTDKPRQHVPLAPQPQVDHDNASKEPVTEAHAPKAPPVKKVFHSNRKPRASTMKLKKD